From the genome of bacterium, one region includes:
- the rimI gene encoding ribosomal protein S18-alanine N-acetyltransferase — translation MEQVKKLKRWNEFVDINGSNTIMIPITISPMKEEDINQVLEIENLSFLNPWSQRLYLSEVRERDDSYFIVAKLDQRIIGYGGFWLVVDEAHLVNIAIHPDFRRQGIGTQIMKYLLNLARQLGAKRATLEVRASNTAALEFYAKFGFIAVALRKEYYADTKEDAVIMWQNELWSLELNA, via the coding sequence GTGGAACAGGTTAAAAAATTAAAGAGATGGAATGAATTTGTCGATATTAATGGTAGCAATACTATTATGATTCCTATAACTATTTCACCAATGAAAGAAGAAGACATCAATCAAGTGTTAGAGATAGAAAATCTATCATTCCTTAACCCCTGGAGCCAAAGATTGTATCTGTCGGAAGTCAGGGAAAGAGATGACTCTTACTTTATAGTGGCTAAACTTGACCAGAGAATAATTGGCTATGGCGGATTCTGGCTGGTAGTAGATGAGGCGCATCTGGTGAATATAGCCATCCATCCTGATTTCCGAAGGCAGGGTATCGGAACACAAATAATGAAATATCTGCTTAATTTAGCTCGACAATTAGGGGCTAAAAGAGCAACATTAGAAGTCCGAGCATCTAACACAGCGGCTCTTGAATTTTATGCTAAATTTGGATTCATTGCCGTTGCTTTACGCAAAGAGTATTATGCAGATACCAAAGAAGA